The following coding sequences lie in one Chryseobacterium culicis genomic window:
- a CDS encoding alpha/beta fold hydrolase: MKTELNYINLSYQTYSQKEYNISLSYQLFGKDLFTAPIILINHALTGNSNVSGEKGWWKQLVGDNQVVDTDQYTVLCFNIPGNGYDNFLIEDYEDFTPSDIAAIFLKGLEALQIKNIYAIIGGSLGGGIAWEMLAKQPDLAEIFIPIACDYRTHDWLHAQCLVQNFLLNDKEEPLQKARIHAMLCYRTPQSLNDRFQNQYNKENQRLESEDWLVYHGNTLNERFSLKAYKLMNHLLMNINADETALESIQARMHMISVDTDLFFPASEIRMCFENLKEKNKDVSYHEIQSIHGHDAFLMEYQQLNNIIKNILQK, encoded by the coding sequence TTGAAAACAGAACTAAACTATATTAATCTTTCGTATCAAACTTATTCTCAAAAGGAATACAATATCTCATTAAGCTATCAGCTTTTTGGGAAAGATCTGTTTACAGCCCCTATCATTTTAATCAACCATGCTCTTACCGGAAACTCAAATGTATCCGGAGAAAAAGGCTGGTGGAAACAATTGGTAGGAGATAATCAGGTTGTTGATACTGATCAATACACTGTTCTGTGTTTCAATATACCCGGAAACGGATATGACAATTTTTTAATTGAAGACTATGAAGACTTCACTCCTTCAGATATCGCTGCGATATTTCTGAAAGGGCTTGAAGCTTTACAAATCAAAAATATATATGCCATTATTGGAGGTTCTCTGGGAGGAGGGATTGCCTGGGAAATGCTTGCCAAGCAGCCGGATCTCGCAGAAATATTTATTCCCATAGCCTGTGATTATAGAACACACGATTGGCTGCATGCTCAATGTCTGGTTCAGAATTTCTTATTGAATGATAAAGAAGAGCCATTACAGAAAGCAAGAATTCATGCCATGTTGTGTTACAGAACTCCACAATCACTCAATGACAGATTTCAAAACCAATATAATAAGGAAAATCAACGCCTGGAATCAGAAGACTGGTTGGTTTATCATGGTAATACATTAAACGAAAGATTTAGTTTAAAAGCATACAAGCTGATGAATCATCTCCTGATGAATATCAATGCTGATGAAACAGCACTGGAGAGCATACAGGCACGAATGCACATGATCTCCGTAGATACAGACTTATTCTTCCCTGCTTCTGAAATCCGAATGTGTTTTGAAAACTTAAAAGAGAAAAATAAGGATGTTTCTTATCACGAGATCCAATCTATACACGGGCATGATGCCTTCCTAATGGAATATCAACAATTAAATAATATCATAAAAAACATTTTACAGAAGTAA